Below is a window of Camelina sativa cultivar DH55 chromosome 11, Cs, whole genome shotgun sequence DNA.
TTAATCCTCGAAAAATCCAttcttaactctcttgtttttgtacttttgttttatcAGATTGTTGGTGCTTTATGGTACTTATTGGCATTAGAACGCTATAATGGATGCTGGAGCAAGGCTTGCAGTATTAGCGAGAACAACTGTACCAGAAACTTCCTGTTTTGTGGTAATGAAAAGATGGATGGTTATGCAGCTTGGAGTACCATCAAAGATTctgtttttcaaataaattgtCCAGTTAATACAACTGATGGTGATAATCCTCCTTTCGATTTTGGAATCTACTTAAGAGCCCTGTCCTCTGGCATTGTCTCATCTAAGAGCTTTGTCTCTAAGTACTTCTTCTGTTTATGGTGGGGACTTCAGAATCTCAGGTACGTAATACTAAAAGATTTTGTCTTTGCTAAAAGATTTTGTCTTTTCTTATACTGTCATTGTAATAACAAGTCTCTGTTGCATTGTTAACCTCGTTAATGTCAAATGCAGCACTCTTGGTCAAGGGCTTGAAACCAGTACATACCCTGGAGAGGTTATCTTCTCCATAGCACTTGCCATTGCTGGCCTTCTTCTCTTTGCTCTTCTTATTGGAAACATGCAGACTTATCTTCAATCCCTTACAATCCGACTTGAAGAGATGAGAGTGAAAAGACGTGATTCAGAACAGTGGATGCATCACCGGATGCTTCCACCGGAACTGCGAGAACGGGTCAGGCGATATGACCAGTACAAATGGTTGGAGACACGTGGAGTTGATGAAGAGAATTTGGTTCAGAACCTCCCAAAGGACCTGAGAAGAGATATCAAACGCCATCTCTGTCTGGCTTTGGTTCGGAGGGTAAGTCAAATCTTATTATAAAAGCCTTTCTCTAATCTTGATTCATAAATGAAgtcatcttgtttttttttctaatggaaaGGTTCCACTGTTTGAGAATATGGATGAGAGGCTGCTTGATGCAATCTGTGAGCGGTTGAAGCCATGTCTTTACACAGAGAACTCTTATTTGGTTCGGGAAGGAGACCCGGTCAACGAGATGCTCTTCATTATCCGTGGTCGGCTTGAGAGTGTTACCACAGATGGTGGGAGAAGCGGTTTCTTCAACCGCAGCttgcttaaagaaggagatttcTGTGGGGAAGAGCTTTTGACATGGGCACTTGATCCCAAATCCGGTTCCAACTTACCGTCCTCTACTAGAACCGCAAAGGCACTAACTGAAGTAGAGGCTTTTGCTTTGATAGCCGATGAGCTCAAATTTGTGGCTAGCCAGTTTAGGAGACTACACAGCAGGCAAGTTCAGCACACATTCAGATTCTACTCACAACAATGGAGGACTTGGGCTGCTATTTTCATACAAGCAGCGTGGCGACGAtacgtgaagaagaagaaacttgagCAACtcaggaaagaagaagaagaaggagaaggatcGGTTACTAGCATCAGGGCAACGTTCCTGGCGTCAAAGTTTGCTGCAAATGCACTTCGTAAAGTTCACAAGAACCGCATTGAAGCTAAGTCTACAAAAGAACTTGTGAAATATCAGAAGCCTTCAGAGCCTGATTTCTCTGCTGATGATCCTTCTTGaccaaatttaccaaaaaaaagtactaaTGTCTATTAACGCTTTTAACTTGTATAACTCAgattgaattttattgtttgatttgtGCTCCAACATTAAGATTTAAGATAAAGTGGTAATATAAATGACAGCGATTGTTTTATGCGTCTCTTTCTGTTTGATGAAGATAAAATACAAAGTAAATTGTAGGTTCATCGAGAAATGACATAGTTTGATAACAAATTTAAACTTGCTCGGATCGACCTTTGAGAAAGCTTTTGCAGAGCTTCTGCCATAGATCCCTGTCTGGTTGTGCAGTATCCATTGTACTCTTTGCCTTATCCGCAAACTCTTgctgaaataaataaataaataaataaaaaacagaaaagatcaATAATCACATTACAATACTGATAAGTTAACAACATTGAGGACATAGACACATCCCAAATGTTAATCTAGCAAAACAGAGATCATAGAGAAGAAGGAACAAACCTCCATACGCTTCATGTTAAGGACACGGTCCACAATCTCAAACAGAATCTCTTTGTTATACTCAGGATGCCCTTGGATGCAGAGCAAGTGGTCTCCAATAGAAAACATCTCTACCTCGCAAATCTCAGAAGAGGCAAGAACTGTAGCAGACTCAGGAAGCTCCAAGACTTCGTCCTGATGACATTTAATAATAGCTAAAGATGCAGGGACCTCGCCTCCAAAGTGACCTCGTAGCTTTTCATTGTCCTTAGCTATGCTAATCCTTCTAAGTCCCATATCTGCACCTTTACGAGCCCTTCCTATTTTCCCACCTTTAACTCTAGTAATGATCTAATCACACACAacaataacagaaaaaaaatccataacaaaGCCATCAGATCCAAAAATTACACATTCTtctataaaccctaaatcagaTCCAAAATTAGGAAATTGTAAAATTCGTAAGAATACAAGAAACCTGGTGGCCGAAACAGATGCCGAggaccttcttcttcatctcatcaAGCTTCTGACAAACCTCGCAAAGCTTAACAATCCAATCGGCGTCGGCGAAAGCATCGTGTGGACTACCACTGATGACGAAACCGTCGTACTTGTCTAAATCTTTCTCATCGGGAAAGTCACCGTCGATGACTCGGAACAGATCCCATTGCTCACCTTCCTCGCCGAAAGTCGAAACGAAGACGTTGAAGTAGCCTCCGTAAGTCTTCTTAACGAAGTCGGAGTCGCTCGTcgcgagaaacagagcaaacctcttcttcttctgctccaccatcaccatcttcttcttcttcttcagagatCACGGATGATGGAGACCGAGAGAGATTTGGGAAATGTACCAAGAGACGACGGAGAACACGATCACACACGCCAGtgagatttttttggttaaatagaaaagaaaaaaaaaaaaacggttaaTGTGAGATTAGAGAAAACGTGAGGTGTTTCTATAGAAGATGACAACTCTTTAAATCTAATTCTAGAGATTAGTGTTGTGTGGTAcattatcattcatatttttttcgaGTTACCAAAAAAGAAGTTGACTTTTTGTTTACCATAGATTAATTAAGACTTACTTTATTTGTACGTTTCCCACTAAATTATTAATGAATTGGTTTGAATTATCTCTCTTGTAAGTTGTAGTAACTGGCCGGTAGCCAAACTGAATTATTAGTGTTGCCAAATAAAACAAACGACAAAAGAATCGTAATCACTGCCACTTCTTTCCTTTTCTAGCTTAGGATTAAGATATGTAATTACTTTGACCACAGAAATATTGTGGCATTGCAATATCCCCGTCCCACATCACTTATATGATGGTGGAAATATCCAACAAGTTATAagcaaatgcaaaaaaaaaaaaaaaggaatttcgaagaaaatagaaatattgtttatttgagttttttatttatcggtaatatattttaaagtgtAGGTATGTTACATTACGTGATCACGATATGTGATCACTATCCCATATTATAGTGTAGTTTTGAACTTGCACAAACGTAGCGGATTTATGAAAGACCCATTATTAATATAGAGTATTAATTAGTACTTAAACCAAGTGGCTTCGTCCTTTCAAGAAATTCTTGCAAAGAATGTGCAAACGCCTCGTGTCTGGTTCGATCTTTTGTATCGTACGCTTAGCTTTCTCGACACATTCCtcctacataaaaaaatatttaaattaaactatatatatgtataatattggATTAAAACCAAATGAAGATAGACGTTTTAAGCGAACCTCGATATATTTGATCTTATGGACACGATCAGTGATCTCCAAGAGAATCTCCTTGTTGTACTCAGGATGGCCTTGAACGCAAAACAAATGATCTTCCACAGAGAATATCTCGACGTCACATTTGTCCGAGAATCCAATGACTTTGGCCGACTCAGGAGGCTCAATTACTTCGTCTCGGTGACATTCTATGATCAACAAATCCTCGGGAACTTCTTGACCAAAGTAACTACCCGGTTCGATCATATCTTGAACGATTTTTATCTTACGAAGGCCTAAGTCTGGTCCTCTAAGAGCCCTTCCCACTTTTCCACCTCTTACTCTACATATTATCTAAATCCCAAGAAAATGAAATCGTAAGATATAAGTTATGAGGGTAACCATGTGTAGATGAAACTAATTCTTTGGTAAATCTATTTTCGTATTAGATGCTAGGAAATATATTATCAAGCTTATTTACCCAAATACCTTTTGTTATACTTATcttatcatttaaaatctctttaaaatctttgtttctttctggcTATATGATCTATGATAATTGAGTGGTGGTGACCCACCAAAGAACAACGAAGAACTATGATAATTGCGTACAATATATAGGCTACAaagttcaaaattatatattatatattgtctTGGTGGATattgtttgaataaattttaaattaattccAACTActttgaataaattttaaactagATTAATTATTCTAGTCTACAACATAGATTATGAAGTAGCAAGTTAGGCAAACTAGTATTCATGTACATTTTTCAACTATagagttttaacttttaagataTTGTGAATTACTTCCCTAGTAATTTGAAACCTATATGTTATATAGATCAACTAAGTAGGcaatgttttaaataatagaaagaaacaaacacattGGATGATGATATTAATATCAAACCTGGAGACCAAAGCATATGCCAagaattttcttcttcatcgcatcaagtttttggcaaACAGAGCAAAGCTCACTGATCCAATCCTCTTCTGCGAAAGCGTCATGTAAACTCCCGCTAATGACGAACCCGTCGTACTTGTCAAGATCATCGTCACGAGGAAACTCGCCATCGATCACACGGAAAAGATCCCATTGCTCTCCTTCGTCTCCAAAAGCCGACACAAAAACGTTGAAGTAGCCTCCGTACGTCTCCTTGACGAACTCAGAGTCTGGCGTGGCCTGAAACAGAGCGTATCGTCTTATCTGCTTCACCAttatgagagagaagagagagagatagagagatgttATTGATGGTGAGAGAATTGAGAATGTGTTAGGGCATATATAAAGGAAGGAGGAGCTAGACAACAGTGTCGGTTTGGTCTATACGAACCGGTTTTCGGTTTGGTCTATTGACCAAATCAGTTTTGAATTATATCGCAACAACTGATTTTATCATGGATTCGAAATGTTGAAAACGTATACATCAAAGTATCTAACtgatatccatttttttttattggacaACGATTAGGATTTTCCTGTTTAATGTTGTTAATTATACCACTAGTGAGTGATTACTGATTAGTTCGCATCATGTTAATATCTCACGTGTTTCTCGCGACGCGTATTTATTGGCTTTTGCGATTCTTTGTGAATTCCTATCATTGATATTTGATAGACGTCACATGCTCACACAGTCACACACACACCcgcatacaaaaaaaaaagtgaatctaAGTGTGAATGATAGGTTTGGTACTAAAAGAATGTTAATGTACTCAAAGTGAACGCACTCCTACCCGGGAGAATGCTCTGTCACCTCAGGCGACGACGTTGAAGGATGTTGCCAATGCAACTGAGGTGAGGGATGACGAAGGTGGACAAGAGTGGATTACATCACAAAAAACGGGCAATAAGTCTTTGACCAGTCCAAATAAACAGCAAAGTCCTCTGAATTTTGGTGAGGGCTCTCTGTTATCCAACTCTTATTCGGTTCTGAGcgagcaggaggaggaggataccGTGACAGACGATCCTCAGGCGACTGATAACACACAGGCTGTTTCTGAGCCGGATGATGTGCCTCCAGATACTTCTGCACCTGTTCTGACCACACAGGCTGACAATATTGTGCATGTGGCTGGGAAGCGAGGACGGGGTGTCAAAGCTCCTATACCTGTGCGAGAGTCTATACCGCGTGCTTCCAAGGACTCTCATAAATATGTTTCAAACCCTTCTACTCAACCTCCACGTGACCAGAGTAGGTCGGGTACCAATCTTTAGTCATGTCAagtttcttttggaatgttTGCGGTTTCAACAAAATTTCCAAACATTTCGTTGTTAGAGATTGGGTTAAGAAAGGcaattttcagtttggttgtttTATAGAAAcgagggtgaaagagaagagagcagAGGGAATAATCAGTTCGGTTTTTCCTGACTGGTCACATTTAACCAATTATTCTTTTAATCGTAGAGGGAGGCTTTGGGTGGTGTGGAACTCCAATGTTCGCCTCACGCCTTGTTATACAAGTAGTCAAGTGATAACCTGCTCTGTTCTGTTGGAAGGAGCTTTAAATGAGTTTTTTTGTCTCATTTGTTTATGCGGAAAATGGCGTCAAAGATTGAAAGGTTTTGTGGGAGGATTTGAAGTATCACCAGGACACTCCATTGTTTCGTAATAAACCGTGGATGGtgtttggtgattttaatgaaattctCAAAGGGTAGGAGCATTCGTTATATGATGTTCACCCTACGGTGTCTCCGAGTACGCGAGATTTT
It encodes the following:
- the LOC104721790 gene encoding gamma-glutamyl peptidase 3 yields the protein MVMVEQKKKRFALFLATSDSDFVKKTYGGYFNVFVSTFGEEGEQWDLFRVIDGDFPDEKDLDKYDGFVISGSPHDAFADADWIVKLCEVCQKLDEMKKKVLGICFGHQIITRVKGGKIGRARKGADMGLRRISIAKDNEKLRGHFGGEVPASLAIIKCHQDEVLELPESATVLASSEICEVEMFSIGDHLLCIQGHPEYNKEILFEIVDRVLNMKRMEQEFADKAKSTMDTAQPDRDLWQKLCKSFLKGRSEQV
- the LOC104721793 gene encoding gamma-glutamyl peptidase 2, which gives rise to MVKQIRRYALFQATPDSEFVKETYGGYFNVFVSAFGDEGEQWDLFRVIDGEFPRDDDLDKYDGFVISGSLHDAFAEEDWISELCSVCQKLDAMKKKILGICFGLQIICRVRGGKVGRALRGPDLGLRKIKIVQDMIEPGSYFGQEVPEDLLIIECHRDEVIEPPESAKVIGFSDKCDVEIFSVEDHLFCVQGHPEYNKEILLEITDRVHKIKYIEEECVEKAKRTIQKIEPDTRRLHILCKNFLKGRSHLV